Genomic DNA from Desulfurobacterium indicum:
ACTTTTAATGCTTGTATGCGCATTTGCAGGCAGGGAGAAGGTGCTAAATGCTTACAAAGAGGCTGTTAAACACGGCTATCGCTTTTACAGTTATGGCGATGCCATGTTCATCTATTAGCAAAGAGGTAAAGAAGGTGTTTAAACCAGATTATAACTATGACAAAAAAGGCACAAAGTATGATTTTAACGGAGAAAAACTGGAATATTCACTCCACTGGTTATTTTTTCACGTGGCAAACGCCGAAAGTGATGTTGCCAGAATAACTAAAAACGGAACGGAATACTTGAGAATACAATCAAAAGTCAGAACTGCAGGTATAGTTGGTTTTTTCAAAGATATAAGGGATATGGGTTACAGCCTCTGGGATATAAAGTTAAAAACACCTGTGAAAACATTTATGTCCCAGAGAGAAGGAACTTATATAAAAGATAAACTGTTCAGCTACGACCTTGATAACATGACCGTAACCGTCGTAAAACAAAAACCGGGACATGAACCTACAACAAAAGAATACAAAATACCTTCAATTCCCTTTGAAGACCTTATGACAGGAATTTATTTCTTCAGAAAGCACGGCATATTTAAGGTAGGTGCCCACACAGATTTTCCCGTATTTACTGGAAAGAAATTTATAATGACGCACGTAAAAGTCCTCAAAAAAGAGAAAGTTAAAGTCCCTGCGGGAACATTCGAAACCTACAAATGCTCACTTTCCTCAGAAGTAACCCCAAAAGGTGTATTTAAAATGAAAGGTGATGTTTACATGTGGTTGACAACAGACGAAAGCCACATACCAGTAAAAATATCGGGAGACATCACAATAGGTTCGGTAAGTGCGGAACTTGAAAAGTCAAAAAAAGGAGGCAACTAAATGGCCGTTGTTAACATAAAAACACCGTATCTGACAGTTGATGGAATAATAAACATGCAGAATGAAAAAGGAGAATTTGAAGGAATCGTTCTCATAGAGAGAAAGTATCCGCCCACAGGACTCGCTCTTCCCGGAGGATTCGTTGATTACGGAGAAACCGTTGAAGAAGCAGTTATAAGGGAAATGAAAGAAGAAACGGGTCTTGACGTTGTTATTATCAGACAGTTCCATGTTTACTCTGACCCGAATAGAGATCCGAGACAACACACTGTATCTGTTGTCTTTGAATGTGTTGCCCGGGGGAAACCTAAAGGTGCTGACGACGCCAAAAAAGCAATTATTGTTCCTTACGATGAAATACCCTTTGAAAAGATTGTCTTTGACCACGGAAAAATACTAAAAGACTACTTAGAAGGAAAGTATTAAAGGAGCAAAGATGGGATTCAAAGTTATAATACTCGCAGCTGGAAAAGGCACCCGTTTCAAATCAGAACTTCCGAAAGTCCTGCATGAGATACTCGGCAAACCGATGCTCTGGTATGTTGTAAAAGCAGCAGAAGGGGCAGGAGCCGACGAAACAATTGTAATCGTGGGACATAAAAGAGATCTTGTTAAAAAATTTTTAGAAGAAGAAAATCTTAACGTTAAAACGGTTGTTCAAAAAGAGCAGCTTGGCACTGGACACGCCGTCCTGTGCGCCGAAAAAACTCTTAAAAATTACAATGGAAAGGTTATCATCCTTAACGGCGACACACCACTGATAAACCCCGAAGATATCAAAAACCTCATTTCCATAGAGAGCGACATGGTGGTTCTCACAGGTGAAACAGAAACACCCCGCGGATACGGAAGAGTCATAAGAGATGGCGGAGAGGTTTTAAAAATTGTTGAAGAAAAAGACGCAACAGATAAAGAAAAAGAGGTAAAAGAAATAAATTCGGGCATATACGCCTTCAGGGTGAAACCTCTCTTTGAGGCTCTTAGAAACCTTAAAAACGACAATGCACAGGGAGAATACTACCTTCCTGACGTTTTAAAAATATTCAAAGAAAAAGGCTTGAAAGTAAAAGCTGTAAAAACGGAAAACTTTAATTCCATAATGGGAGTAAACAACCGCTACGAACTCTCCAGAGCAGAAAGAATATTAAGTGAAAGGATTATAAAAAATCACCAGCTTAACGGGGTAACAATCCACAATCCCGAATCCTGTTACATTGAACCGGAAGTCAAAATAGGAAAAGACACGGAAATCTTCGGCCCCGTATATCTAAGAGGTAAAACATCTATAGGCAAACAGTGCACGATAGGTGCATTTACAGAAATCATAGACTCTGTGATAGAAGATGAAGTTGTTGTAAAAACCCACTGTCACGTTGAAAAGGCGCATCTTAAAAAAGGTGCATCGACAGGACCTTTCTCAAGATTAAGAGAAGGAACGGTAATTGAAAAAGGAGCAAGAACAGGAAGTTTCGTAGAAACAAAGAAGGCTCACCTGAAAGAAGGAGCAAAGGCAAACCATTTAACATACTTAGGAGACTGCACAGTCGGAGAAAACACAAACATCGGCGCAGGAACAATCACATGCAACTATGACGGATACAACAAATGGCAAACGGAAATAGGCAAAAATGTTTTCGTCGGAAGCAACACGCTATTTATAGCACCTGTTAATGTGGGAAATAACTCCATTACCGCGGCAGGCTCTGTTATAACAAAAGACATACCGGAAAATACACTTGCAATTGCAAGGGCAAAACAGGTTAATCTTGAAGGAAAGGCTGAAAAGATAAGAGAGAAAAACAAGAGGAAGAAAAAATGAATATACTGGAGAAAATCGTAGCTTTCAAAATAAGAGAAGTTGAAAGAAGAAAAAGTGAAATAAAGTTTGATATGGTAAAAAAAATTGCAGTGGAAAGAGAAGTGCCTTTTGATTTTAGAAAAGCCTTCCCTGAAAACCGCATAAATATTATAGCAGAAGTTAAAAAAGCATCACCGTCCAGGGGAATAATAAGGGAAGACTTTAACCCGGTGGAAATCGCGAAAAGCTACGAAAGAGGCGGGGCAGCAGCCATCTCCGTTCTTACAGATGTAGAATTCTTTAAAGGCTCACCCCTCTACCTAAAAGAGATTGCAGAGACGGTAAAAATTCCCGTCCTTAGAAAAGACTTCATAATTGACGAATTCCAGATATACGCAGCAAAAGCCCTCGGCGCCTCATCATTCCTCCTCATAGTGGCAATACTTGATGACAAAGCACTTAAAAACTTTATTTCAGTCGGTAGAGCGCTTGGAATGGAACCTTTAGTTGAAGCCCACAGCAGGGAAGAGGTAGAAAGGGCTATTAAAGCAGACGCTGAAATCATCGGTGTAAACAACAGAGACCTGAAAACTTTCTCTGTTTCACTATCAACAACAGAGAACTTACTGCCGATAATAAAAGACGTCGGAAAAATATGCATCACAGAAAGCGGAATAAAGAGTAAAGATGATATTAACTACCTCAAAGAAAAAGGGATTGACGGATTCCTGATAGGTGAAACACTTATGAGAAGTGAAAATCCAGAGGAGTTATTGAGAGAATGGACAGAAAAGTAATAGCAACCATCGTTCTCTTAGCACAACTGACAACAGCTCCTGCGTTAGCAGACTGGTATATCCTTCTACCTAAAGACAAAAGGCCGACAAAAGAAAACATGGAAGAAAAAATACTCAATAAAAAACCTTACAAGGCAGAAAAAAGCAAAATTCCAGCACCCGATTTCAAAGCAAGAACATTAAAAGGAACCATTGAACTCCAAAATGCAAAGGGAAAAGAGATAGTCGTTTTCTTCTTTGAAAATCCCTATTCACCGCTTTCCGAAGAGCTGATTAAAAAACTTGACGATATAGCCGGTAAAAATAAAGATGTAATTATCATTTGTGTTGACGTAAATGATGCCGATTATCCGATCCTTTCAAGATACAAAAAAGATATGAAACTTCAAAATGTTCATCTGACCGCTGACTCATACATCTACAAGCTCTTCAAAGAGCAACTGAAAATAAAAGAACTGCCAGCATCTATATTCATAGACAAAGAGGGATTTATAAGATTTTACTCAGACAACATAGGAACAACATCTGTTGAAGAATTTGCAAAGAACGTGGAAAAGACAGTTGAAAGACTAAAGTAAAGCGGCCGAAGCCGCAAATTAACCTGCCTTAACTACCTTTCCAGCCTTGAGGCATTTTGTGCAAACCCAGATTCTTTTCTTCTCACCGTTTACAACGACTCTTACTTTTTGAAGGTTTGGCTTCTGTCTCTTACTTGAAACTCTGTGAGAATGGCTAACCTTATTGATAAAAATTGTCTCTTTTCCGCAAATTGCACACTTAGCCATAGTATCACCTCCTTACCTGATTGCAAGGTGCAAATTTATCATCAAAACATAAAAAAGTAAAGGGTGAATACAACGAATGGTGTATAATCTTTTCACTTTCTCAACTATTACCACAAGGAGGCTCCCGATGGAAAAAACTTACAATCCAGCACTGTTTGAGGATAAATGGTATCAAGAATGGCTCAAAAA
This window encodes:
- a CDS encoding DUF3108 domain-containing protein, which gives rise to MFKPDYNYDKKGTKYDFNGEKLEYSLHWLFFHVANAESDVARITKNGTEYLRIQSKVRTAGIVGFFKDIRDMGYSLWDIKLKTPVKTFMSQREGTYIKDKLFSYDLDNMTVTVVKQKPGHEPTTKEYKIPSIPFEDLMTGIYFFRKHGIFKVGAHTDFPVFTGKKFIMTHVKVLKKEKVKVPAGTFETYKCSLSSEVTPKGVFKMKGDVYMWLTTDESHIPVKISGDITIGSVSAELEKSKKGGN
- a CDS encoding NUDIX domain-containing protein; the encoded protein is MAVVNIKTPYLTVDGIINMQNEKGEFEGIVLIERKYPPTGLALPGGFVDYGETVEEAVIREMKEETGLDVVIIRQFHVYSDPNRDPRQHTVSVVFECVARGKPKGADDAKKAIIVPYDEIPFEKIVFDHGKILKDYLEGKY
- the glmU gene encoding bifunctional UDP-N-acetylglucosamine diphosphorylase/glucosamine-1-phosphate N-acetyltransferase GlmU, producing MGFKVIILAAGKGTRFKSELPKVLHEILGKPMLWYVVKAAEGAGADETIVIVGHKRDLVKKFLEEENLNVKTVVQKEQLGTGHAVLCAEKTLKNYNGKVIILNGDTPLINPEDIKNLISIESDMVVLTGETETPRGYGRVIRDGGEVLKIVEEKDATDKEKEVKEINSGIYAFRVKPLFEALRNLKNDNAQGEYYLPDVLKIFKEKGLKVKAVKTENFNSIMGVNNRYELSRAERILSERIIKNHQLNGVTIHNPESCYIEPEVKIGKDTEIFGPVYLRGKTSIGKQCTIGAFTEIIDSVIEDEVVVKTHCHVEKAHLKKGASTGPFSRLREGTVIEKGARTGSFVETKKAHLKEGAKANHLTYLGDCTVGENTNIGAGTITCNYDGYNKWQTEIGKNVFVGSNTLFIAPVNVGNNSITAAGSVITKDIPENTLAIARAKQVNLEGKAEKIREKNKRKKK
- the trpC gene encoding indole-3-glycerol phosphate synthase TrpC, whose amino-acid sequence is MNILEKIVAFKIREVERRKSEIKFDMVKKIAVEREVPFDFRKAFPENRINIIAEVKKASPSRGIIREDFNPVEIAKSYERGGAAAISVLTDVEFFKGSPLYLKEIAETVKIPVLRKDFIIDEFQIYAAKALGASSFLLIVAILDDKALKNFISVGRALGMEPLVEAHSREEVERAIKADAEIIGVNNRDLKTFSVSLSTTENLLPIIKDVGKICITESGIKSKDDINYLKEKGIDGFLIGETLMRSENPEELLREWTEK
- a CDS encoding TlpA family protein disulfide reductase gives rise to the protein MDRKVIATIVLLAQLTTAPALADWYILLPKDKRPTKENMEEKILNKKPYKAEKSKIPAPDFKARTLKGTIELQNAKGKEIVVFFFENPYSPLSEELIKKLDDIAGKNKDVIIICVDVNDADYPILSRYKKDMKLQNVHLTADSYIYKLFKEQLKIKELPASIFIDKEGFIRFYSDNIGTTSVEEFAKNVEKTVERLK
- the rpmB gene encoding 50S ribosomal protein L28 — translated: MAKCAICGKETIFINKVSHSHRVSSKRQKPNLQKVRVVVNGEKKRIWVCTKCLKAGKVVKAG